Proteins encoded together in one Armatimonadota bacterium window:
- a CDS encoding ROK family protein: MLWGLDLGGTKVEGVVLDPRNLAAPLARLRLPSESAKGYSHLLGQIARVVEMLEAETGLQRPETIGMGTPGARDPDTGLMKNCNSTVLNGRTLWEDVQRALGARVVMANDANCFALAEARLGCAQGFGSVFGVIMGTGVGAGIVIDGKVLMGRHSIAGEWGHNVLEEGGVPCYCGRRGCVETVLSGPSLERYYESISARNLPLPDIAALEEEGDLSAVQTIDRLCNLFGMAIGPVINVLDPDVVVLGGGVGNVERLCARARECAAPWVITPALHTEFRRPTLGDSAGVFGAAMLVL; the protein is encoded by the coding sequence ATGCTTTGGGGGCTAGACCTTGGCGGCACGAAGGTAGAGGGCGTGGTGCTCGATCCGCGCAACCTCGCGGCTCCTCTGGCTCGCCTTCGCCTTCCCAGCGAATCCGCCAAGGGCTATTCCCACCTTCTCGGCCAAATCGCCAGGGTCGTCGAGATGTTGGAGGCCGAGACGGGGCTGCAGCGGCCCGAGACGATCGGCATGGGGACCCCCGGCGCACGCGATCCAGACACGGGCCTCATGAAGAACTGCAACTCCACCGTTCTCAACGGGCGCACCCTCTGGGAAGATGTACAGCGCGCACTCGGCGCTCGGGTGGTGATGGCCAACGACGCCAACTGCTTTGCGCTCGCGGAGGCAAGGCTCGGGTGTGCGCAGGGCTTCGGAAGCGTGTTCGGGGTGATCATGGGCACGGGCGTCGGGGCGGGAATCGTGATCGACGGGAAGGTGCTCATGGGACGGCACAGCATCGCCGGCGAATGGGGCCACAACGTGCTCGAAGAAGGCGGAGTCCCCTGCTATTGCGGCAGGCGGGGGTGCGTCGAGACGGTGCTGTCTGGCCCGAGTTTGGAGCGCTACTATGAGTCCATTTCCGCGCGCAATCTGCCGCTTCCCGACATCGCCGCCCTCGAGGAAGAAGGAGATTTGAGTGCGGTGCAGACCATCGACCGCTTGTGCAACCTGTTTGGCATGGCAATCGGCCCCGTGATCAACGTCTTGGACCCCGACGTGGTGGTTCTGGGAGGCGGGGTCGGCAACGTGGAGCGGCTGTGCGCCAGGGCGCGCGAGTGCGCGGCGCCGTGGGTGATCACCCCGGCACTTCATACCGAGTTCCGGCGACCAACCCTGGGGGACAGCGCAGGCGTATTTGGCGCCGCTATGCTCGTGCTATAG
- a CDS encoding PEP-CTERM sorting domain-containing protein: protein MIRKAMRPLAALSPLLLLPAGALAQTALGSTLNVSAEADADQFNGSYSYAASSDSQGGTLNPLAGSVSVTNTEAGGGYVTSQSSASASFFSAASGLVHWRDMGWTRDSLKNHEAKLNNFNTGLDTFTYTFQATSNGQFKLNYRVWSSGSVFGLQGLRISWTGAGGGFDASDPYTPDATGTFTRALVNGTTYTVGLFNYGNIFSAAGQGYSQGLMNADFDWSITAVPEPASLAFLATGLGFIGLRRSPRRNG from the coding sequence ATGATACGTAAAGCCATGCGGCCCCTTGCCGCCTTATCGCCCCTTTTGCTCCTGCCTGCAGGCGCCCTCGCCCAGACCGCGCTCGGATCGACCCTCAACGTCTCCGCGGAGGCCGACGCCGACCAGTTCAACGGTTCGTATTCATACGCAGCCAGCAGCGACTCACAAGGAGGAACGCTCAATCCTCTTGCGGGTTCGGTGTCTGTGACGAATACGGAAGCGGGCGGAGGCTACGTGACGAGCCAGTCTAGCGCCTCGGCCAGCTTCTTCAGTGCTGCTTCAGGCCTGGTCCATTGGCGCGACATGGGTTGGACCCGTGACTCCCTCAAGAACCACGAGGCCAAGCTGAACAACTTCAACACCGGCCTCGATACCTTTACCTACACCTTCCAGGCCACCTCGAATGGGCAGTTCAAGCTGAACTATCGCGTGTGGAGTTCGGGTTCCGTGTTTGGCCTTCAGGGTCTACGAATCAGCTGGACGGGCGCAGGCGGAGGCTTCGATGCCAGCGATCCCTACACCCCCGATGCAACCGGTACATTCACTCGCGCCCTAGTGAACGGCACGACATATACTGTCGGACTTTTCAACTACGGCAACATCTTTTCTGCGGCGGGCCAAGGGTACTCCCAGGGCCTCATGAACGCCGACTTCGATTGGTCGATCACAGCGGTGCCCGAGCCGGCAAGCCTGGCCTTCCTCGCCACCGGCCTTGGCTTCATCGGCCTGCGAAGGTCGCCTCGACGCAACGGCTGA